The following are encoded together in the Pelagicoccus enzymogenes genome:
- the folE2 gene encoding GTP cyclohydrolase FolE2 yields the protein MSIKNKPKMYLHKTDPAEAAPVKRSYDADFKPSEAYRESMPDIMEAVESEQGAAVPIQQVGVSNFKLPLTVRGAGGKLLTLEASITGSVSLEANLKGINMSRIMRSFYELKDDVFTIDSVKTVLDLFRDKVVAFDARIIIRFNYPIVQQSLRSGLEGYQYYKCAFEGRLSKDGTFERLIHFDFVYSSACPCSAELAEHARDLREAYSIPHSQRSKARVFVKLAEGASLDIEDLQQHLAVALKTETQVMVKREDEQAFAELNGAYIKFVEDAARLVYEQLAGDDRIADFQVACSHLESLHSHDAVSVICKGVPGGFQADFSDFDSLVC from the coding sequence ATGTCGATTAAGAACAAACCAAAAATGTACCTGCACAAAACCGATCCCGCGGAAGCGGCGCCGGTCAAGCGGTCGTACGATGCCGACTTCAAACCTTCCGAAGCCTATCGGGAGTCGATGCCGGACATCATGGAGGCGGTCGAGTCGGAGCAAGGCGCGGCGGTGCCGATCCAGCAGGTAGGCGTGTCCAACTTCAAGCTGCCGCTGACCGTTCGCGGCGCCGGCGGCAAGCTGCTCACCCTGGAGGCGAGCATCACAGGTTCAGTATCCCTAGAGGCGAACCTGAAGGGCATCAACATGTCGCGCATCATGCGCTCCTTCTACGAGCTAAAGGACGACGTTTTTACCATCGACTCGGTTAAGACGGTGCTCGACCTCTTTCGCGACAAGGTGGTGGCCTTCGACGCCCGCATCATCATCCGCTTCAATTACCCGATTGTTCAGCAAAGCCTGCGCAGCGGCTTGGAGGGCTACCAGTACTACAAGTGCGCTTTCGAGGGTCGCCTGTCGAAAGACGGCACTTTCGAGCGCTTGATTCATTTCGACTTCGTTTATTCCTCTGCCTGCCCCTGTTCGGCAGAACTGGCCGAGCACGCCCGCGACCTGCGCGAGGCGTACTCGATCCCGCACTCGCAACGCAGCAAAGCTCGCGTCTTCGTGAAGCTCGCGGAAGGGGCCAGCCTCGACATCGAGGACTTGCAGCAGCACTTGGCGGTGGCTCTCAAGACGGAGACGCAAGTGATGGTCAAGCGCGAGGACGAGCAGGCCTTTGCCGAGCTCAACGGCGCTTACATCAAGTTCGTGGAAGACGCGGCACGCCTCGTCTACGAGCAGCTGGCCGGCGACGACCGCATCGCAGACTTCCAAGTTGCTTGCTCGCATCTCGAGTCGCTGCACTCGCACGACGCGGTCTCGGTCATCTGCAAGGGCGTGCCCGGCGGATTCCAGGCGGATTTCTCGGATTTCGACTCTCTCGTTTGCTAG